The window AATAATTTCAATTCTAAAGGTATAGCTATTGTGTCTAATCAATCGGCTGATACAGGAAGCAATGTTTCATACTTTATAAACAAAGAAGGAAAAACCGTTTTGGGGCCATTCAATTGTTTTATAGGTGATTTTAAAAGCGGTTATGCTATTGTTAATGAACAAGGGAAAGCAAGCAAGTTAGTGGATGAAGGAGGTAAAGTTGTTCTTACCAGCAAGTATAAGCTTAATGGAGTTTCAGAGGGAATGATTTCGTTTTCAGAAGACCAAAAACCCGCTATTAAGTATGGCTACATGGATATGAAAGGAAATATAGTCATAGCCCCAAAATACACATACGCCGGAGATTTTGAGAATGGTGCTGCAAATGTCTATCTGACCTACAACAAGTCTGTCTTCATAGATAAAAAGGGTAATATTTTAAAAGACTATGCAGTAAAACCTAGCGGTAATACAAACGACTATCCGATGCCTTTTTTGGATGAAAAGTCCAAAAAATACGGTTACAAATCATCCAGCGGAAAAATAGTAATAGGGCCAAAATTTAAAGAAGCCGAACAATTTGCTTATGGTGCAGCCAAAGTTGTTGTCCAGACAGGCAAGGACGAATATCAAACAAAGCCTGCCGTTATAAACACAAAAGGCGAATATATTATCAAGCCTGAGTATATAAGTATTCACTATATAGGCCAGGGCCTTTTTACTGTTAACAGGAAAGGCTACAGCGATTGGGAGTATCAGTACTATCCCAACGCAATATTCAATAGCAGCGGAAAGCAGTTAACAGACTTTTCCTACTACGACGTGCAACGCTTCAATGGAGATTATGCCTCTGTATGCAATGGTACACAAACTTTCTTTATAGATAAAACCGGCAATAAAGCAGCTGCTCTCCCCACGATAGACGGCATCGGTACTTTAGAACTGATAGGCGACATTATAAAGTCACAATGTGATGAGTACCTCTCTTATTATCGCAAGGATGGATCTTTGATATGGATGCAAAATAAAGACTACACCTTTGATTCAGGCATCACAGTAAAAAATAACAAGTTCAGGCCAGATTATTATACATATGTAGAATACCCTGAGGTTATGGGAATTTCCGATTCAGGTATTGAGGAAAAGGTTAACAAAAAACTGTATGACATGTTCCTAAATGATATAGTAAAAGCTCAAGACAAAGAGGAAAACAAGGAAGAGTTAGAATACATTAGCACTGAAACTAAAAGCTACTCTGCCGAAAAGAACAAAGATCTTCTTACAATAGAGGCCTACGGATATTCTTACCCATTAGGAGCTGCTCACGGAATGCCTTACTCCGAGGATTATCCAATTAACCTTAAAACAGGTGAAATTTATAAGCTTAAGGATTTATTCAAGGCTAATTCCAAATACAACGAAAAGCTTACTTCAATCGTAAGGAACCAAATTGCTCTTAACAAAAAAATAACCGATAAAGAGTACTTTGAACATATCTCCTCAACCGCAACAATTACTGACTCAATAGGTTTTACAATAACAAAGGACGCCTTGAGATTAACTTTTGCCCCTTATGAAATAGCGGCTTATGCAGCAGGCTTCGTATCATTCGATGTACCATACGGGCAAATAATTGACATCATAGATACAAAAGGTGCCTTTTGGAATTCATTTGATAAAGAAATCAAAAAAAGCAAAGTCAAACACCTGGATTATTTGACTGACGAGGCCTCCATCAGTATCCAAAACACAATAAAATCATATGAAAGCAAAATTATTGAGGCTATTAACACCAATGATTTTAAAAAGGTTGAACCTGTACTTGTAAAGGACAGCAGTTTATACAATGATCAAAAAAGTCTGGTAAAGAACCTTTATAAAAAAGGGATTAAGGAAAAGCTAATTAACTTTGAAATCTACGCCATAGGCTATCTGAATAATATGCAGGAAGTAAAGGTTTATGTACTAGAGGATGTAGGAATTATGTATCCACCGAAGAAGAGTTATGAAACCCGCAAATTCAGCTGGTGCTATACAGCAAAGTATGATAAGAACACAAAGACCTATAAGCTTACTAAAATCAGCAAGTGGTAAATGATAGACTATTCATAATAAAATACTTAATTGATTTTTCCGATATTTTTGCTATGATATGCTTAGGTGCATCATTTTTGATGCACCTAAGCGTCAAGCAATATAGGAGGAATTTAACAATATGCCGGACAAGAAAAAGGTTTTAGTTGTTGATGATGATGAATCTATAAGAGAGCTGATTCAGGTGTATCTCGAAGATGATTATCAAGTTTTTCAGGCAGCTTGCGGTACTAAAGCCATTGAACTGATGAAAAAAGAAAAACCCTTTCTCATAATCCTTGACATCATGCTGCCCCAAAAAGCAGGCTGGGAGGTATGCAAAGAAATTCGAACTTTCAGCAATATTCCCATAATTATGGTTTCTGCAAAAGGAGAGGAAATTGACAGAATCCTCGGTTTGGAATTAGGTGCCGATGATTATATATGCAAGCCCTTTAGCCCTAGAGAGCTTTTAGCCAGAGTAAAGGCACAGATACGGAGAAGTACCCTGCAATCAGAACCGCTGTATGATTGGATAGAGGAAATTAATGAAGGAAAAAGCACCTCCCCCCAATGTGTAATAGAGTCAAATCACTTAATTATTGACGATAAGAAATATAAAGCTCTGCTTAAGGGACAATTCCTTGATTTAACCACCAGGGAATTTCTGCTTCTGGCTTTTCTGGCAAAACATGAAGGGCAGGTATTCAGCCGCGAACAGCTTCTTCAGAATGTTTGGGGTTTTGACTATGTTGGAGATTCGAGAGCCGTTGATTCTGCTGTAAAAAGATTAAGAAAAAAGTTAAATGAAATAGATAACAAAAATGAGTATATCCATTCCGTAAGAAGCATCGGATATAAGTTTGAGGTGGCAGATAATGAAAACTATTTTTAGCAAGCTCCTTACAAACTTTATCTTAACAATAGTAATATGTCTTGCAATAGCGGGTATAAGCCTATCGTTTGTGATAAGGAACTATATCTCAGAGCAAAAAGAAAACGAGTTGGTACTAAAAGCCCAAGTGATTGCACAATCGACAAAGCACTTCTTTGTAAAGAACGAAAACCCTCATGATTATATCAATACTATTAACCATCTTGACTCCAATCTCGGCACAGAGGTTTGGGCCGTAGATGAAAACGGCATTGTAATTGCCGCAGCCGCAGAGCATCTAAACTGTGAAGGCAGTAAATTAAGCAGTGCCGAGCTTAAGGAGATGCAATCCGGCAGGTTAACCGTCAGTAACGGCTATTCGGAGTACTTTAAGGATCCCGTTATCAGGGTTACAACCCCTATTATTGATAAGAACAAGGTTATAGGTGCTGTAATTGTTTATTCTCCTGTAAAAGGCATAGACGAAGCAACAAGACGACTGGTATTTATGATGATTTTTGCGGCAATAATTTCTCTTTCTATAGCATTGATATTTTGTATTTACACATCCAAGAAAATAGCAAAGCCTGTACAAAAGATGGCAGAAGCTTCTATGGAGGTAGCTGACGGAAACAAATTTACTCATGTGCCGATAAGTACAGAATTTAAAGAGTTTAACCAGCTTGCAGGCTCCTTTAACCATATGCTTGAAAGAATCGAGCAAAACGAGAAGAGAATGAAGGATTTCGTTGGAAATGTGTCCCACGAGTTGAAAAGTCCTCTTACATCAATCAAAGGCTTTATTGAAGCTCTCATTGATGGAAAAGGCAAGACAGCAGAGCGAACTCAAAAGTTTTTAAGCATTATGGACAAAGAAGCAAACAGGCTGATTAAATTGATTGATGATTTGCTGATCCTATGCAAGGCAGATAGCATTGTGAAGGTTGAGCCTCAGAAAATAAATATTATTAAACTAATCCAAGAGGTTATCACCAATTTTGAAGTGAACGCCCATCAAAAACTCGTCAGTTTTAAGCTGGATTGTGCCAGCAAGCTGCTTTATGCAAAAGTTGAACCCCACTCCTTAAAACAGATAATGATAAACCTTCTGGACAATGCAATCAAGTACTCTCCGGAAAACAGCCAAATTTTAGTAACTGTAAGTCCTAATTCTAATGAAGTGGAAATATCGATTACAGATAGAGGTCCCGGAATACCTGAAGAGGATATTCCAAATATATGGGATAGATTTTACCGTGTTGATAAGGCCAGGAGCAGAGAAACAGGCGGGACAGGCTTGGGGCTTGCAATAGTAAAGGAACTGATTGATAAAAACGGCGGTGAGATAAGCGTAAAAAGTAATATCGGAAAAGGAACAACATTCAAATTCAAACTCCCCATAGCAGTTTAATCTGCCGGGGAGTTTTCTTATAATTATTCCATTCCTGACACAAACCTGACTTTATCCTGACACACAAATTCTGTAGAATACTGATAAATATATAATTAAATGCGTATTAAGTTTGAAGGAGGAAGTTTTGTGTACAAGAAGATATGGTTTCTTTTACTTGCATCATTATTATTGCTGTCAGGGTGCGGTGCCCCGAGTGAATTTGCAGCAAGTCAGGCGGAAGTTACATCGGTAGCAATCAAGGACTTGACTGCAGATCCAACTGCGTACACCGGAAGGATTGCAATAAAGGGTGTAGTTCAGTATGTTGATGAAAAACAATTTGTATTCAGATTAATTGATGAAGAGGAATATAAAACTTGTGGTCTAAACCCATGTGGTGCTGCTGGTATTATGACGGTATATACTCCTGATTCTTCCAAGCCTGCAGGCAAAACCCCCTCTGATTATTCTTATGATGCAAAAATGCCTAAAGTTGAAGAACGTGTAACTGTTGAGGGCGACGTAGTAAAAACAGATCAAGGATACTTTTTTGAAGTTGATAGAGTATTGAAGGGCTCTGAGCTCATAATAGTGAAGAAATAATACAAAGGGGAAGGAAAATAGGTATGAATTTATATAAGTTGGTTTTTCGCAACTTATTAGGACGAAAAAACCGTTTCATATTCACTTTAAGCGGAATTACGTTAGGAATAATTGCCTTAGTGGTTCTTATCAGCCTGGGGGCAGGTCTTCAAACACAAATACACAAGCAGGCCAATGATTTAGGAGCAAACCTTATTGTTACTGCCAAGGGATGGTGTGCATACGAACAGGTAAAGGTACTTAGCGGCAAACAGCTGCCTGATGCTATACCACCTGAAGAGCTTTCAAAAATTGAAAAAATTCAAGGGATAAAAACCTATCCATATCTGACAGTAGGGTCTGCCATTAATAATGAACCTGTTTCAGTAACAGGAGCTCGTATAACAGAGATAAAAGAACTAAAAAAATGGAAAACCGCTCAGGGAGATTTTCCAAAAGCCTCCGATAAGTATGGGATAGTAGCAGGTTCTGCAATTGCCGAGAACTTCAAGCTCAATATAGGAAAAGTAATTACACTGCGAGGAAAAGAGTTTAAGGTAACAGGAATACTAGAGGCAACAGGAACCGGAGACGACGGTGTTCTGTTCATAGATTTGGATACTGCACGTGAAGCTTATGAAACAAAAGGCAGGATATCATTTATCGGTATAAAAGTTGATGATATTAATAAGGTTGATTACTATTCAAATCTGATCACTGACTCTGCTAATGTGGCAGTCCTTTCAGACCGCCAACTGTTAAGCTCAGTATTAAGCGTGGTAAGCTCAGTAAGCACAACACTCAACATCATTGCAGTTATAGCTGTTTTAGCCGCAAGCTTTGGAATTATAAATACCATGCTAACCGCTATATACGAAAGAAAAAAGGAGATTGGAATATTAAAGTCTATGGGAAGCTCCAATATCCAAATATTCAATATTTTTGTGGTCGAATCAGGTTTATACGGCCTTATCGGCGGAGTCCTCGGTTTGCTTATAGGAACTTTAACAGCGTTTTTTATCACTCCGCTTATAGCACAAAATGAATTTACAGCGTTTATACGTTCAACTGAAGTGTCGGGTATAATAGCTACATCTGATATGATGTTGATTCTGGTTGGTTCTATCATTGTCGCAATTCTATCAGGCATATATCCTGCATTAAGAGCTGCCAAACTAACTCCTGTGGAGGCGATAAGTTATGAGTAATATAATTGAAATAAGCGGTTTGCATAAAACTTATAGCAGAGGAAAAGTCCCTACACATGCCCTAAGAGGTATTGATTTGGTTATAGAAGCAGGTAAATTCAACTGCATCATAGGCCCATCCGGACATGGCAAAAGTACATTACTCCATTTGATAGGAGGCCTGGACAGGCCAAATCAGGGATCCATAAAAGTATCGGGTGAAGAAATCAATAAGCTTTCCGACAGAGATCTGGCCAAATTCAGAGCAAAAAAGCTAGGGTTTG of the Pseudobacteroides sp. genome contains:
- a CDS encoding HAMP domain-containing sensor histidine kinase → MKTIFSKLLTNFILTIVICLAIAGISLSFVIRNYISEQKENELVLKAQVIAQSTKHFFVKNENPHDYINTINHLDSNLGTEVWAVDENGIVIAAAAEHLNCEGSKLSSAELKEMQSGRLTVSNGYSEYFKDPVIRVTTPIIDKNKVIGAVIVYSPVKGIDEATRRLVFMMIFAAIISLSIALIFCIYTSKKIAKPVQKMAEASMEVADGNKFTHVPISTEFKEFNQLAGSFNHMLERIEQNEKRMKDFVGNVSHELKSPLTSIKGFIEALIDGKGKTAERTQKFLSIMDKEANRLIKLIDDLLILCKADSIVKVEPQKINIIKLIQEVITNFEVNAHQKLVSFKLDCASKLLYAKVEPHSLKQIMINLLDNAIKYSPENSQILVTVSPNSNEVEISITDRGPGIPEEDIPNIWDRFYRVDKARSRETGGTGLGLAIVKELIDKNGGEISVKSNIGKGTTFKFKLPIAV
- a CDS encoding response regulator transcription factor is translated as MPDKKKVLVVDDDESIRELIQVYLEDDYQVFQAACGTKAIELMKKEKPFLIILDIMLPQKAGWEVCKEIRTFSNIPIIMVSAKGEEIDRILGLELGADDYICKPFSPRELLARVKAQIRRSTLQSEPLYDWIEEINEGKSTSPQCVIESNHLIIDDKKYKALLKGQFLDLTTREFLLLAFLAKHEGQVFSREQLLQNVWGFDYVGDSRAVDSAVKRLRKKLNEIDNKNEYIHSVRSIGYKFEVADNENYF
- a CDS encoding ABC transporter permease; translation: MNLYKLVFRNLLGRKNRFIFTLSGITLGIIALVVLISLGAGLQTQIHKQANDLGANLIVTAKGWCAYEQVKVLSGKQLPDAIPPEELSKIEKIQGIKTYPYLTVGSAINNEPVSVTGARITEIKELKKWKTAQGDFPKASDKYGIVAGSAIAENFKLNIGKVITLRGKEFKVTGILEATGTGDDGVLFIDLDTAREAYETKGRISFIGIKVDDINKVDYYSNLITDSANVAVLSDRQLLSSVLSVVSSVSTTLNIIAVIAVLAASFGIINTMLTAIYERKKEIGILKSMGSSNIQIFNIFVVESGLYGLIGGVLGLLIGTLTAFFITPLIAQNEFTAFIRSTEVSGIIATSDMMLILVGSIIVAILSGIYPALRAAKLTPVEAISYE
- a CDS encoding WG repeat-containing protein, whose amino-acid sequence is MKKLIALIMCSILCLSSLPLYSESSENAMLLPAVVLQDKADKWGFINLSGEFVVQPKYDNVNNFNSKGIAIVSNQSADTGSNVSYFINKEGKTVLGPFNCFIGDFKSGYAIVNEQGKASKLVDEGGKVVLTSKYKLNGVSEGMISFSEDQKPAIKYGYMDMKGNIVIAPKYTYAGDFENGAANVYLTYNKSVFIDKKGNILKDYAVKPSGNTNDYPMPFLDEKSKKYGYKSSSGKIVIGPKFKEAEQFAYGAAKVVVQTGKDEYQTKPAVINTKGEYIIKPEYISIHYIGQGLFTVNRKGYSDWEYQYYPNAIFNSSGKQLTDFSYYDVQRFNGDYASVCNGTQTFFIDKTGNKAAALPTIDGIGTLELIGDIIKSQCDEYLSYYRKDGSLIWMQNKDYTFDSGITVKNNKFRPDYYTYVEYPEVMGISDSGIEEKVNKKLYDMFLNDIVKAQDKEENKEELEYISTETKSYSAEKNKDLLTIEAYGYSYPLGAAHGMPYSEDYPINLKTGEIYKLKDLFKANSKYNEKLTSIVRNQIALNKKITDKEYFEHISSTATITDSIGFTITKDALRLTFAPYEIAAYAAGFVSFDVPYGQIIDIIDTKGAFWNSFDKEIKKSKVKHLDYLTDEASISIQNTIKSYESKIIEAINTNDFKKVEPVLVKDSSLYNDQKSLVKNLYKKGIKEKLINFEIYAIGYLNNMQEVKVYVLEDVGIMYPPKKSYETRKFSWCYTAKYDKNTKTYKLTKISKW